Proteins encoded together in one Pseudomonas asiatica window:
- a CDS encoding DUF1127 domain-containing protein — translation MERTLSSGLVFESNAQQSNASLPLRALSTLLLWQRRMASRRQLARLDARLLADAGISESQRYEELSKPFWR, via the coding sequence ATGGAACGTACCCTCAGTTCCGGTCTGGTTTTTGAAAGCAACGCCCAACAATCCAACGCTTCGCTGCCGCTGCGCGCTCTGTCCACCTTGCTGCTGTGGCAGCGCCGCATGGCCAGCCGCCGTCAACTGGCTCGCCTGGACGCCCGCCTGCTGGCCGACGCCGGTATCAGCGAGTCGCAGCGTTACGAAGAGCTGAGCAAGCCATTCTGGCGCTAA
- a CDS encoding DUF2388 domain-containing protein: MSRKYLIGAALMLSLAGTANATSFVVTTDAVVGAVAASTDATSDISSSFRDDKIVQAARDDAASFVGSQGDIRGAKLESAFLHIRSQMPTLQASDAQLAQAILAL; the protein is encoded by the coding sequence ATGTCCCGTAAATACCTGATTGGCGCCGCCCTGATGCTGAGCCTGGCCGGCACCGCAAACGCCACCAGCTTCGTTGTAACCACCGACGCCGTCGTTGGCGCAGTGGCCGCGTCCACCGATGCCACTTCCGATATTTCCTCCTCGTTCCGTGACGACAAGATCGTCCAGGCCGCCCGTGACGACGCCGCCAGCTTCGTTGGCAGCCAGGGCGACATCCGCGGTGCCAAGCTGGAAAGCGCTTTCCTGCACATCCGCTCGCAGATGCCAACCCTGCAGGCCAGCGACGCGCAACTGGCCCAGGCCATTCTGGCGCTCTGA
- a CDS encoding DUF2388 domain-containing protein, giving the protein MRYLLPLLFSVIGMASAHAMDTTTQSLVITGYVTSQVTSAPFDRKLVRQAQDDAAAFVASDGQIRGARLEAALESLRHNCARHTVGDLELAQAILVQ; this is encoded by the coding sequence ATGCGTTATCTGTTGCCGTTGCTGTTCTCCGTTATTGGCATGGCCAGCGCCCATGCCATGGATACCACTACGCAAAGCCTGGTCATCACCGGCTATGTCACCAGCCAGGTCACCAGCGCACCGTTCGACCGCAAACTGGTCCGCCAGGCCCAGGACGATGCCGCTGCCTTCGTCGCCAGCGACGGCCAGATCCGCGGTGCACGGCTGGAGGCAGCACTGGAATCATTACGCCACAATTGCGCACGGCATACCGTCGGCGATCTGGAACTGGCGCAAGCAATTCTCGTCCAATAA
- a CDS encoding DUF2388 domain-containing protein, which yields MRKPLIAATLGMLLLADLAQAQTLVATSNIIVRAFGRSIDFTSDTTTSIRDSKVVREAHDDAASFVASNGEIRGAQLEAAFNTLRERVPQARDASDQVLAEAILAL from the coding sequence ATGCGTAAACCGCTGATTGCCGCTACCCTCGGCATGCTGCTGCTGGCCGACCTGGCCCAGGCACAGACCCTGGTGGCCACCAGCAATATCATCGTGCGCGCCTTTGGCCGTTCGATCGATTTCACCTCTGACACCACCACCTCGATCCGCGATTCCAAAGTGGTGCGCGAAGCCCATGACGACGCCGCCAGCTTTGTCGCAAGCAACGGTGAGATCCGCGGCGCCCAGCTCGAGGCCGCCTTCAACACCCTGCGCGAGCGCGTGCCGCAAGCGCGTGACGCCAGCGACCAGGTACTGGCTGAAGCCATCCTCGCGCTGTGA
- a CDS encoding DUF7844 domain-containing protein — protein sequence MNRVRAWLLGCALTLLGTPALADLQLELQASGLDSQQALATQALLDEAMGKLPPSFKQQLNRRVRVSWSDNMPADAYGQASLVSTLELNRRLLPSLTDGSAATERTNRPHGTVREELLATVLHELTHIYDRARLWPNAENALIARCKRQQGTLGKVGLPEACRGQAERRFTLSDDPRLLDLAGWQQYVGRRGEREQHNGQFVRSPDSYELSSPKEYIAVNMEYFLLDPSYGCRRPALNQYLRKHFGWAPQQDSCAKGLPFINAGSDFARQPLGEIDPERVYEVDYLLAEANQNLVSRWGHSMLRLVICKPGRPRGPDCRLDLDQSLVLSYRAFVNDVQLSSWDGLVGAYPSRLFVLPLGQVIDEYTKTELRSLASVPLRLDRDEIENLVRQAAEMHWSYDGNYWFLSNNCAVESLKLLRSGTANPRLNDLDSIMPNGLLAVLKGRGLADTSVLDDPREALRLGYRFDSYRDRYQAMFEVLKKQLPIKQDKVEDWLALDAEQRRAWFAQADLRTSAALLLLEQASLRRQLLLAQDEVKQRYLNAAALKDGSVSKADATLRQMLANSGFLSRPAELLDSKGYGLPQPQERKHLQQVSSERQAQLLRLSTSLDKEVRALLEPSRAKEIAAVEANVKQVGEHLRALHKAAGGLQL from the coding sequence GTGAACCGCGTGCGCGCCTGGCTGCTCGGCTGCGCCCTGACGCTGCTCGGCACGCCCGCCCTGGCCGACCTGCAGCTCGAGCTGCAGGCGTCCGGCCTTGACTCACAGCAGGCCCTGGCCACTCAGGCTCTGCTCGACGAAGCCATGGGCAAGCTGCCCCCCAGCTTCAAGCAACAGCTGAACCGCCGCGTGCGTGTCAGCTGGAGCGACAACATGCCTGCCGACGCCTATGGCCAGGCATCGCTGGTCTCTACCCTCGAACTCAATCGCCGCCTGCTGCCCAGCCTCACCGATGGCAGTGCGGCCACCGAACGCACCAACCGCCCGCATGGCACGGTGCGAGAAGAACTGCTGGCCACCGTGCTGCACGAACTCACCCATATCTATGACCGTGCCCGGCTGTGGCCCAACGCCGAGAACGCGCTGATCGCCCGTTGCAAGCGCCAGCAAGGTACGTTGGGCAAGGTCGGCCTGCCCGAAGCATGCCGTGGCCAGGCCGAGCGCCGCTTCACCCTCAGCGACGACCCACGCCTGCTTGACCTGGCCGGCTGGCAGCAGTACGTGGGCCGACGCGGCGAGCGCGAGCAGCACAACGGCCAGTTCGTGCGCAGCCCCGACAGCTATGAACTGAGCAGCCCCAAGGAGTACATCGCGGTCAATATGGAGTACTTCCTCCTCGACCCGAGCTACGGCTGCCGCCGTCCGGCGCTGAACCAGTACCTGCGTAAACACTTCGGTTGGGCACCGCAGCAGGACAGCTGCGCCAAGGGCCTGCCGTTCATCAATGCCGGCAGCGACTTCGCCCGCCAACCGCTGGGCGAAATCGACCCTGAGCGGGTTTATGAGGTGGACTACCTGCTGGCCGAAGCCAACCAGAACCTGGTCAGCCGCTGGGGCCACAGCATGCTGCGCCTGGTGATCTGCAAGCCGGGCCGCCCACGCGGGCCGGACTGCCGCCTGGACCTCGACCAGAGCCTGGTGCTGTCGTACCGTGCCTTCGTCAACGATGTGCAACTTTCCAGCTGGGACGGCCTGGTCGGCGCCTACCCCTCGCGCCTGTTCGTGCTGCCGCTGGGCCAGGTGATCGACGAGTACACCAAGACCGAACTGCGCAGCCTGGCCTCGGTGCCCTTGCGGCTCGACCGCGACGAGATCGAGAACCTGGTGCGTCAGGCCGCCGAAATGCACTGGAGCTACGATGGCAACTACTGGTTCCTGTCCAACAATTGCGCAGTAGAGTCGTTGAAGCTGCTGCGCAGCGGCACCGCCAACCCGCGCCTGAACGACCTCGACAGCATCATGCCCAATGGCTTGCTGGCTGTGCTCAAGGGCAGGGGACTTGCCGACACCAGTGTGCTCGACGACCCCCGCGAAGCGTTGCGCCTGGGTTATCGCTTCGACTCCTACCGTGACCGTTACCAGGCCATGTTCGAGGTGTTGAAGAAGCAGTTGCCAATAAAGCAGGACAAGGTCGAGGACTGGCTGGCCCTGGACGCCGAGCAACGGCGGGCCTGGTTCGCCCAGGCCGACCTGCGTACCAGCGCCGCCTTGCTGCTGCTTGAACAGGCCAGCTTGCGCCGGCAACTGCTGCTGGCCCAGGACGAGGTCAAGCAGCGTTACCTGAACGCCGCCGCGCTGAAGGATGGCAGCGTCAGCAAGGCCGATGCGACCCTCAGACAAATGCTCGCCAACAGTGGCTTCCTCAGCCGCCCGGCAGAGTTGCTCGACAGCAAGGGCTACGGGCTGCCGCAGCCGCAGGAGCGCAAGCATCTGCAGCAGGTCAGCAGCGAGCGGCAAGCGCAGTTGCTGCGCTTGAGCACGAGCCTGGACAAAGAGGTGAGGGCGCTGCTGGAGCCGTCGCGGGCCAAGGAAATTGCGGCGGTGGAAGCCAATGTGAAGCAAGTGGGCGAACATCTGCGGGCATTGCACAAGGCTGCAGGAGGCCTGCAGTTGTAA
- a CDS encoding GFA family protein has protein sequence MQDVTEGGCHCGALRYRLEGDLTDIAHCHCSICRRVSGGLVMTWLTLPRSGFRWLAGEPNCYVAPASCSRYFCGHCGAHVALVTTHSPETVDVTVATLDHPERVRANRHIWVGSRLPWLHLDEDLPSEAEENL, from the coding sequence ATGCAGGATGTGACCGAGGGTGGCTGCCATTGTGGCGCCTTGCGTTATCGGTTGGAGGGCGACCTGACGGACATTGCCCATTGCCATTGTTCGATCTGCCGGCGGGTCAGTGGCGGGCTGGTGATGACCTGGCTCACCCTGCCCCGCTCGGGGTTCCGGTGGCTGGCGGGCGAGCCGAACTGCTATGTGGCGCCGGCCAGTTGCAGCCGGTACTTCTGTGGGCATTGCGGGGCGCATGTGGCGTTGGTGACTACACATAGCCCGGAGACGGTGGATGTGACGGTGGCGACGCTGGACCACCCGGAACGGGTCAGGGCCAACCGGCATATCTGGGTGGGTAGCCGGTTGCCTTGGTTGCATCTGGATGAGGATTTGCCTTCGGAGGCCGAGGAGAACCTGTAA
- a CDS encoding CitMHS family transporter, with translation MLTFLGFAMVITFMYLIMTKRLSALIALILVPILFALFGGFSAKIGPMMLEGISKLAPTGVMLMFAILYFALMIDSGLFDPAVRKILKLVKGDPLKVSVGTAVLALVVSLDGDGATTYMICCAAMLPMYSRLGMSPRIMAGLIILAGGVMNMTPWGGPTARAASALHVDPSDIFVPMIPAMLFGVLAILAIAYMYGKRERARLGELHLPTDDIDHSEITVSQYPDARRPKLLYFNGALTAALMVALIAGVLPLPVLFMIAFSIAMIVNYPCLQQQKDRIAAHAGSVLAVTGLIFAAGIFTGILSGTGMVDAMSKSLLSVIPEALGPYLAVITAIVSMPFTFFMSNDAFYYGVLPVLAEAASHYGISPVEMARASIVGQPVHLLSPLVPSTYLLVALAGIEFGDHQRFTLKWAVLVCLCIMLAALLMGIFPLFSSL, from the coding sequence ATGCTGACCTTCCTCGGCTTTGCCATGGTCATCACCTTCATGTACCTGATCATGACCAAGCGCCTTTCGGCCTTGATCGCGTTGATTCTGGTACCGATCCTGTTCGCCCTGTTCGGCGGTTTTTCCGCCAAGATCGGCCCGATGATGCTCGAGGGCATCAGCAAGCTCGCACCTACCGGCGTGATGCTGATGTTCGCCATCCTCTATTTCGCCCTGATGATCGATTCCGGCCTGTTCGACCCGGCCGTGCGCAAGATCCTCAAGCTGGTCAAGGGCGATCCGCTGAAAGTGTCCGTCGGCACCGCGGTACTGGCCCTGGTGGTCTCGCTCGACGGTGACGGCGCCACCACCTACATGATCTGCTGCGCCGCCATGCTGCCAATGTACAGCCGCCTGGGCATGAGCCCGCGGATCATGGCCGGCCTGATCATTCTCGCCGGCGGGGTAATGAACATGACCCCCTGGGGTGGCCCGACCGCCCGCGCCGCCAGCGCCCTGCACGTGGACCCGTCGGACATCTTCGTGCCGATGATCCCCGCCATGCTGTTCGGTGTGCTGGCGATCCTGGCCATCGCCTACATGTACGGCAAGCGCGAACGTGCCCGCCTGGGCGAGTTGCACCTGCCCACCGACGACATCGACCACAGCGAAATTACCGTTTCGCAGTACCCGGACGCGCGCCGGCCAAAATTGCTGTACTTCAACGGTGCCCTGACCGCTGCCCTAATGGTCGCGCTGATTGCCGGCGTGTTACCGCTGCCCGTGCTGTTCATGATCGCCTTCAGCATCGCCATGATCGTCAACTACCCGTGCCTGCAGCAGCAGAAAGACCGCATCGCCGCCCACGCCGGCAGCGTGCTGGCGGTCACCGGGCTGATCTTTGCCGCCGGCATCTTCACCGGCATCCTGTCGGGCACCGGCATGGTCGACGCCATGTCCAAGAGCCTGCTGTCGGTCATCCCCGAGGCGTTGGGCCCATACCTCGCGGTGATAACCGCGATCGTGAGCATGCCGTTCACCTTCTTCATGTCTAACGACGCGTTCTACTATGGCGTGCTGCCGGTGCTGGCCGAAGCTGCCAGCCACTATGGCATCAGCCCGGTGGAAATGGCCCGTGCGTCGATCGTCGGGCAGCCGGTACACCTGCTAAGCCCCCTGGTACCCTCCACCTACCTGCTGGTGGCCCTGGCCGGGATCGAGTTCGGCGATCATCAGCGCTTCACCTTGAAGTGGGCAGTGCTGGTGTGCCTGTGCATAATGCTCGCCGCGCTGCTGATGGGGATTTTCCCGCTGTTCAGTAGTCTTTAA
- a CDS encoding TerC family protein, with the protein MEWLTSPEIWVAFFTLTALEIVLGIDNIIMISILVSRMPKHMQPRTRIFGLALAMVTRIMLLLSITWVMRLTADLFVVMGQGISGRDLILFFGGLFLLWKSSQEIYHGLEGEDENPEEPKGAGGKFFYTIIQIAIIDIVFSLDSVITAVGMVSHVPVMIAAIIVAVLVMMLCAGTISDFIDKHPSLKMLALSFLIVVGTVLIAESFDVHVPKGYVYFAMAFSLAVEAINIRMRTALARKNGKEHEPVKLRKDIPGQ; encoded by the coding sequence ATGGAATGGCTGACCAGCCCGGAAATCTGGGTTGCCTTTTTTACCCTTACCGCGCTTGAGATCGTCCTCGGTATCGATAACATCATCATGATCTCGATTCTGGTCAGCCGCATGCCCAAGCACATGCAGCCGCGCACCCGGATCTTCGGGCTGGCCCTGGCCATGGTCACTCGTATCATGCTGCTGCTGTCGATCACCTGGGTCATGCGCCTTACCGCCGACCTGTTCGTGGTCATGGGCCAGGGCATCTCCGGGCGGGACCTGATCCTGTTCTTTGGTGGCCTGTTCCTGCTGTGGAAAAGCTCGCAAGAGATCTATCACGGCCTGGAAGGCGAGGACGAAAACCCGGAAGAACCGAAAGGCGCGGGTGGCAAGTTCTTCTACACCATCATCCAGATCGCCATCATCGACATCGTGTTCTCGCTGGACTCGGTGATCACGGCGGTGGGCATGGTGTCCCACGTACCGGTGATGATCGCCGCGATCATCGTCGCCGTGCTGGTGATGATGCTGTGCGCCGGCACCATCAGCGATTTCATCGACAAACATCCTTCGTTGAAGATGCTCGCACTTTCGTTCCTGATCGTGGTCGGTACCGTGCTGATCGCCGAATCTTTCGACGTACATGTGCCTAAAGGCTATGTCTACTTCGCCATGGCGTTCTCGCTGGCGGTGGAAGCCATCAACATCCGCATGCGAACTGCCTTGGCCCGCAAGAACGGCAAAGAGCACGAGCCAGTGAAACTGCGCAAGGACATTCCGGGTCAATAA
- a CDS encoding Na/Pi cotransporter family protein codes for MLTLLNLLSAVTLLVWGTHIVRTGILRVFGSSLRRIISQNMSKRPLAFVAGILVTALVQSSNATAMLVTSFVGQGLMAMTPALAIMLGADVGTALMARVLTLDLSWLSPLLIFLGVIFFLSRKQTRAGQLGRVGIGLGLIILALELIVQAATPITHAQGVKVLFASLTGDIMLDALVGALFAMISYSSLAAVLLTATLAGAEVISLPVAIGLVVGANIGSGLLAFISTSMQNAAGRRVALGSLLYKLIGLLLIIPVLHPLVGWMDSLSFSPQELVIGFHLLYNTLRCLIMLPTVKPMGRLCNTLLPERENGNGQIRPRHLDTSALETPSLALANASRETLRLGDIVDSLLEAMLGALRGTQAALPQQVRALGEDAEALYSAIKLYLAQISREGLSEQDNRRWAEIIELAINLKLACDLIERMLRKVQQQKTSQRREFSQVGLEELTGLQEQLLANLRLGLSVFLSADPESARLLLREKRRFRAQERRLAHAHVSRLQRKVVQSIETSSLHLELIADMKRLNSLFCSSAYVVLGGSDTGGLMLDSVPDEARLP; via the coding sequence ATGCTGACCCTGCTCAACCTGCTCTCGGCCGTTACGCTTCTGGTCTGGGGCACCCACATCGTGCGTACCGGCATACTCCGGGTATTCGGCTCGAGCCTGCGGCGCATCATCAGCCAGAACATGAGCAAACGCCCGCTCGCGTTCGTCGCAGGCATTCTGGTCACAGCCCTGGTGCAAAGCAGCAACGCCACAGCCATGTTGGTCACCTCGTTCGTCGGCCAAGGTCTGATGGCCATGACCCCGGCCTTGGCAATCATGCTCGGCGCCGACGTGGGTACCGCGCTGATGGCCCGGGTGCTGACCCTGGACCTGTCCTGGCTGTCGCCGCTGCTGATCTTCCTGGGTGTGATCTTCTTCCTCTCGCGCAAGCAGACGCGGGCGGGGCAGCTGGGCAGAGTAGGCATCGGGCTTGGCCTGATCATCCTGGCACTGGAGCTGATCGTGCAGGCAGCTACACCGATTACCCACGCCCAGGGCGTAAAGGTGCTGTTCGCTTCGCTGACCGGCGACATCATGCTCGACGCCCTGGTCGGCGCACTGTTCGCCATGATTTCCTATTCCAGCCTGGCCGCCGTGCTGCTCACCGCGACACTGGCCGGCGCCGAAGTGATCAGCCTGCCGGTGGCTATCGGCCTGGTGGTGGGCGCCAACATCGGCAGCGGATTGCTGGCCTTCATCAGCACCAGCATGCAGAACGCCGCTGGACGCCGTGTGGCCCTGGGCAGCCTGCTGTACAAGCTGATCGGCCTGCTGCTGATCATCCCAGTGCTGCACCCGCTGGTGGGTTGGATGGACTCACTGAGCTTCAGCCCACAGGAGCTGGTCATCGGCTTCCACCTGCTCTACAACACGCTGCGTTGCCTGATCATGCTACCCACGGTCAAACCTATGGGCCGGCTGTGCAACACCCTGCTACCCGAACGGGAAAACGGCAACGGCCAGATTCGCCCGCGCCATCTCGACACCTCGGCGCTGGAAACACCCAGCCTGGCCCTGGCCAACGCCTCCCGCGAAACCCTGCGCCTGGGCGATATCGTCGACAGCCTGCTCGAAGCCATGCTCGGTGCCCTGCGCGGTACCCAGGCCGCCTTGCCGCAACAGGTCCGCGCCCTTGGCGAGGACGCCGAAGCCTTGTACAGCGCGATCAAGCTGTACCTGGCGCAGATTTCACGTGAAGGCCTCAGCGAACAGGACAACCGCCGCTGGGCAGAAATCATCGAACTGGCGATCAACCTCAAGCTGGCCTGCGACCTGATCGAGCGTATGCTGCGCAAGGTCCAGCAGCAGAAAACCAGCCAGCGCCGGGAGTTCTCCCAGGTGGGCCTGGAAGAACTCACCGGCTTGCAGGAACAGCTTCTGGCCAACCTGCGCCTGGGCTTGTCGGTGTTTCTCAGTGCCGACCCGGAAAGCGCCCGTCTGCTGCTGCGGGAAAAACGCCGATTTCGCGCCCAGGAACGGCGCCTTGCCCACGCCCATGTCAGCCGCCTGCAGCGCAAGGTAGTGCAAAGTATCGAGACCAGTTCGCTACACTTGGAGCTGATCGCCGACATGAAACGGTTGAACTCTTTGTTCTGTAGCAGTGCCTATGTGGTACTGGGCGGCTCGGACACGGGCGGGCTGATGCTCGACAGCGTGCCGGACGAAGCCCGCCTGCCGTGA
- a CDS encoding M16 family metallopeptidase, with translation MRCLMFVCLLICSLPSFALDRSRVEGYLLPNGLQVILKNGYERDHVAIRLVVGVGLDDFNCEQKELPHLLEHLLFSGIDATGEGGLEERLQSLGGEWNAYTSSADTTFVIEAPARNQRKVLDLLLAVIHETRIDAKALATAKRIIEREDGGHYGHLQRWLDRQDIGHPASDQLATELGLKCPERSNLDDMTLEQVNTLRDRWYAANNMTLIVVGGLDRLLPAYLERTFGELPATEPEERRTLESIGQQAEQRRDLTRGWLGDSVKLHWLFVEPVLDNDHQATLDLLSHYLDWALYDQLRLRNGLSYGPSAQRESFGDTGLLSLNADLEREDIDQAVEVMQKLFDHLRKEGLDPDTFERIKYASVAKESWSTQGNSALADYYWGALNDYSDGRFANPVRKLRQVSLAQANEALKELLKEDGYVRIEKPLLGYDELYGLVALLSGLILAAGLLRWRRHGPEKPSGATR, from the coding sequence ATGCGTTGCCTGATGTTCGTTTGCCTGCTGATCTGCAGCCTGCCCTCATTCGCCCTCGACCGCTCGCGAGTTGAAGGTTACCTGTTGCCCAACGGCCTGCAGGTCATCCTGAAAAACGGCTATGAACGTGACCATGTAGCGATTCGCCTGGTGGTCGGCGTCGGCCTGGATGACTTCAATTGCGAGCAGAAAGAGCTGCCGCACCTGCTCGAGCACCTGCTGTTCAGCGGCATCGACGCAACCGGCGAGGGTGGCCTGGAAGAGCGCCTGCAATCGCTGGGCGGCGAGTGGAACGCCTACACCAGCAGCGCCGACACCACCTTCGTCATCGAAGCCCCGGCGCGCAACCAGCGCAAAGTCCTCGACCTGCTACTGGCGGTGATCCACGAAACCCGCATAGATGCCAAGGCCCTGGCCACCGCCAAGCGCATCATCGAGCGTGAAGATGGCGGCCATTATGGCCACCTGCAGCGCTGGCTCGACCGCCAGGACATCGGCCACCCCGCCAGCGACCAGTTGGCCACCGAGCTAGGCCTGAAATGCCCGGAGCGCTCCAACCTCGACGACATGACCCTGGAGCAGGTGAACACCTTGCGTGACCGCTGGTACGCGGCCAACAACATGACCCTGATAGTGGTCGGCGGCCTCGACCGCCTGCTGCCGGCCTACCTGGAGCGTACCTTTGGCGAATTGCCCGCCACCGAGCCGGAGGAGCGCCGCACCCTGGAAAGCATCGGCCAGCAAGCTGAACAGCGCCGCGACCTGACCCGCGGCTGGCTGGGCGACAGCGTCAAGCTGCACTGGCTGTTCGTCGAGCCGGTGCTGGACAACGACCATCAGGCCACCCTCGACCTGCTGTCGCACTACCTGGATTGGGCGCTGTATGACCAGCTGCGCTTGCGCAACGGGTTGTCCTACGGCCCTTCGGCACAACGCGAGAGCTTCGGCGACACTGGCCTGCTAAGCCTCAATGCCGACCTGGAGCGCGAGGACATCGACCAGGCGGTCGAGGTGATGCAGAAATTGTTCGATCACCTGCGCAAGGAAGGCCTCGACCCGGACACCTTCGAGCGCATCAAGTACGCCAGCGTCGCCAAGGAAAGCTGGAGCACCCAGGGCAACAGTGCCTTGGCCGACTACTATTGGGGCGCGCTGAACGACTATAGCGACGGACGCTTCGCCAACCCGGTGCGCAAGCTGCGGCAGGTCAGCCTGGCGCAGGCCAACGAGGCGCTGAAGGAACTGCTCAAGGAAGATGGCTATGTGCGTATCGAAAAGCCGTTGCTTGGCTATGATGAACTCTATGGGCTGGTTGCCTTGCTATCGGGGCTGATCCTGGCAGCGGGGCTGTTGCGCTGGCGTCGCCACGGTCCGGAAAAACCGAGCGGTGCTACACGCTAG
- a CDS encoding DUF5924 family protein produces MPQIPHIVQRIIELLKRYPGIIALGGFLSGIGSFILVDRQAGLASWVAVLMLVSWLWLMLENTLTGLFARTFNREIPQPLLRYATQMIHQESLFFVLPFFFITTTWNSGQLVFTGLLGAAGLISIIDPLYYKWLAPRRWLFLALHTLTLFAALLTALPIILHLTTAQSFKLALIAAMALSFPSLASSFPINNWRRAVALVLVTLSVGGGGWLLRSWVPPATLWMTEVAVSTEVLNRQPGDSLHEIAASRIRSSGLYAYTAINAPRGLNERIYHVWQKDGQEVDRIALDIHGGRKEGYRAWTHKQNFPPNPVGKWQVRVLTEDGQVIGVLRFKVVDDAPAG; encoded by the coding sequence ATGCCCCAAATCCCCCACATCGTCCAGCGCATCATCGAACTGCTCAAACGCTACCCCGGCATCATCGCGCTCGGCGGTTTCCTCTCCGGCATCGGCAGTTTCATCCTGGTCGACCGTCAGGCTGGCCTTGCCAGCTGGGTAGCTGTGCTCATGCTGGTCAGCTGGCTCTGGCTGATGCTGGAAAACACCCTCACCGGCCTGTTCGCGCGCACCTTCAACCGCGAAATACCGCAGCCATTGCTGCGCTACGCGACACAGATGATCCACCAGGAATCGCTGTTCTTCGTGCTGCCATTCTTCTTCATCACCACCACCTGGAACAGCGGCCAGTTGGTGTTCACCGGCCTGCTTGGTGCCGCCGGGCTGATTTCGATCATCGATCCGCTGTACTACAAGTGGCTGGCACCGAGGCGCTGGCTGTTCCTGGCGCTGCATACCCTGACCCTGTTCGCCGCCCTGCTGACCGCGCTGCCGATCATCCTGCACCTGACCACCGCGCAAAGCTTCAAGCTGGCCCTGATCGCAGCCATGGCCCTGTCGTTTCCCAGCCTTGCCAGCAGCTTCCCGATCAACAACTGGCGCCGTGCCGTGGCCCTGGTGCTGGTCACCCTGTCGGTCGGCGGCGGGGGCTGGCTTCTGCGCTCCTGGGTGCCACCAGCAACCTTGTGGATGACCGAAGTGGCGGTCAGTACCGAAGTGCTGAACCGCCAGCCGGGCGATTCGCTGCACGAAATTGCCGCCAGCCGCATCCGTAGCAGCGGCCTGTACGCCTACACCGCGATCAACGCGCCACGCGGCCTGAACGAGCGGATCTATCACGTGTGGCAAAAGGACGGCCAGGAAGTTGATCGCATTGCCCTGGACATCCATGGCGGGCGCAAGGAAGGCTACCGGGCCTGGACCCACAAGCAGAACTTCCCGCCGAACCCGGTGGGCAAGTGGCAGGTGAGGGTACTGACAGAGGATGGGCAGGTCATCGGTGTGCTGCGCTTCAAGGTGGTCGATGACGCGCCCGCAGGGTGA